In Paludibaculum fermentans, the genomic stretch CCGCCTTCCACGGAAGAGAAGACATTTACGACGGCGGCCACCTGCTGGGGGAAGACGAAGTTGATGCCGGAGATGCTCCACATGACGACGAACGCGAGGGTGTAGAAGCCGGCGGCGCTATGCAGGTCGAAGTTGATGCGGCGCCAGCTGCGGCGAAAGTCGACTATCAGGGCCTGGGGCCAGCGCCGGATGCCGGGCCACCAGAGCACGAGACCGGTGAGCGACAGCAGCAACAGGAGCCCGGCTCCGATGGCGTTCACGACATAGCCGGGCAGGCCCAGCAGCAGGTGGATGTGGAGGTCCGAGACCCAGTGGAGCCAGGAGGACTCGATATCGAGCGCGCCCAGCAGATGGCCGTCGGAAGGATCGGCCATGACGAAAAGTTCGCGCCCGCCATCGCCCTGCATGTAGACCAGAACGTTGTCACTCCCCACGCCGGGCAGGTAGCCGCCGCTCAGCCGGAAGTCGGGATAGGCGGTCCGGGCACGTACCATTACGGTGAAGAGGTCCGCGCGCTCAGGGCGGTCCGGATTCGGGGCCCGCATCAGGTGGGGGTAAGTGAGTGCGGCGAGCTCCTGCTTGAAGACGAGAATGGAGCCGGAGATCCCAATGACGATGGCATAAAGGCCCGCAAACAGGCCGACCCAGAGGTGGATCTGGAACAGGGCCTTGCGCCACCAGAGGGGCTGGGGCTTGTCGAGGAAGCTCATCGCCGGTGCGCACCTCGCCTGGTGCGGGTTCCGGGTAGATGCGCCGGGCCTGATGGGGACAACTCACCCGGGCCGCGCATGGGCAGCAGTTCTGTAGTCAAGCATCCTTCCTTCGCCGCGCGGGCTCCGCGCGCCGTTGTCAATGAAGGACTGGCGACCTAGAATTGGGAGTGTCGCCAGCCTTCGGGTTGCCGATAGCCGGGTCTCCACGGTGCTTCGCCAAAAGTTAGCCGTGGAGACCTTTCTCTTTTCGATGACGGTCTCGAGCGTGTGCCGGTTTAGGGGCCGCTGTGCTGCGTACGGCAGCGCTGGGATCGTATTTCCCGTGAGTGGAAGTCCGGCGGGCCGGACCTTCTTGTCCGCTTCAGAGTACATTCCCGTCGAGTTGAGTGTCAAGGTGTATCTGCAAATGACTTGCAATTAACGGGCGTGTAAGCAGATTCAAATGGAGTTATGCGACTGGAATCGTGCAAGTGAATGACGACAGGTGCTCCTGCGCGTCCGGCGCGACGCAGACGTAACATCTTCGAGAGACCGCTCAAAACCGATTGTTATGATGGCAGTCTTTATATAGACTGTCTCCATATGGACCTCCTGCAAGGAACCCTCGAGATGCTCGTGTTGCGGACCCTCCTGTTCGCGCCCCTGCATGGATACGGCATAGCCAAGGCCATCCGTAGCAGTTCGAACGAGGCGCTCGACATTGAATTCGGCTCGTTGTACCCCGCGTTGAAGCGGCTGGAATTGAAGGGCTGGATCGAGTCGAGTTGGGAGGTCTCCGAACACAAACGGCGCGCGAAGTATTACCAGTTGACCGCGGAAGGCCGCAAACAGCTGCAACAGGAGCATTCGAAGTGGGCCGAGTTCGTGGCCGCCGTCGGCCATGTAATGGGACCCTTGCCGCAAGGAGGCAAGTCGTGAACCTGCGGCGACGGCTCAATTACCTGCTGCCCGCCTATCGGCGCGCGGAAGAGCGCGACATGCAGGAGGAACTGAACGCCCTGGCCGAGATGGCGGAACCGGGCGAACTGGGCAACCTGACGAGGGTAGCCGAAGAGGGGCGCGCGGCATGGAACTGGACCTGGCTGGAGCAACTGTACCGCGATGCGCAGTACGCGTTCCGGACCCTGCGGCGCAATCCCGCTTTCACGGCCACGGCCGTCCTCTCGCTGGCGTTGGGTATTGGCGCGAATACGGCCATCTTCAGCCTGGTGGATGCGTTGATGCTGCGCTGGCTGCCTGTGCGGGACCCGCAAGCGCTGGTCCAGGTCAAAATGGGAACCTCGAAGTCCGAATTTGCCGGTGACACCTTCTCTTACGCGATCGTCAACGCATTGGCGGAAGAGCGGACCCTTTTCGAGGGCGTCTGCGGCTTTAGCGGTACCGAGTTCACGATCGGCCCGGTAGGATCCCTGAGCCGCGTGCCTGGAGCGTGGGTGACCGGGGCCTACTATGAAACGCTGGGCCTGAATCCGGAGTTGGGCCGGCTGCTGACCAGAACGGACGATCAGCCTGGAGCCGCGCCGGCGGCCGTGATCAGCGATGGCTACTGGAGCCGTCAATATGCGCGGAGCCCCGGCGTAATCGGACAGACGATCCCGATGAATGGGAAAGCCGTCCCCATCGTGGGTGTGAGCCCGGCCGGCTTCACGGGCGCC encodes the following:
- a CDS encoding PadR family transcriptional regulator, translated to MDLLQGTLEMLVLRTLLFAPLHGYGIAKAIRSSSNEALDIEFGSLYPALKRLELKGWIESSWEVSEHKRRAKYYQLTAEGRKQLQQEHSKWAEFVAAVGHVMGPLPQGGKS
- a CDS encoding PepSY-associated TM helix domain-containing protein, coding for MSFLDKPQPLWWRKALFQIHLWVGLFAGLYAIVIGISGSILVFKQELAALTYPHLMRAPNPDRPERADLFTVMVRARTAYPDFRLSGGYLPGVGSDNVLVYMQGDGGRELFVMADPSDGHLLGALDIESSWLHWVSDLHIHLLLGLPGYVVNAIGAGLLLLLSLTGLVLWWPGIRRWPQALIVDFRRSWRRINFDLHSAAGFYTLAFVVMWSISGINFVFPQQVAAVVNVFSSVEGGREPEIHIKAQRRSADLSAVLGQAVRNFPAGRLAGVYLGEDANHPITVFLSRGRRNDFTRMDYVYFHPESGRQLAVWHSGVNPTLGSTFVFWLSPLHFGVNWGQGIKTLWALLGLSLPALAVTGALMYWNRYLGRRWKRLRSAAAKSEAPVA